In the Sphingobacterium sp. PCS056 genome, ATTATTTGTCAAACGTGCTGTTCTGGAAGTGGCCGAAACATTACTAATTTCTGTTGTTTTGGTTGTGTTAATTATCTTCTTATTTTTTCGAAATTGGTCTATTGCATTTCGACCACTAATTGACATTCCAGTATCTTTGATTGCAACATTCTTTGTGATGTATCTTTGTGGATTTTCCATCAATGTATTAACATTATTGGCGATTGTACTGGCAACAGGTCTAGTGGTAGATGATGGAATTGTGGTAACAGAGAATATATTTAAAAAGGTAGAAGAGGGGATGTCTCCTATTCAAGCAGCAATAAAAGGATCTAATGAAATTTTCTTTGCTGTGATATCCATTTCAATTACACTTGCAGCAGTGTTTTTACCTGTTGTCTTTTTAGAAGGATTTGTAGGACGGCTCTTTCGAGAGTTTGGGATAGTTATAGGGGCAGCTGTACTTATTTCGGCTTTTGTTTCCTTAACATTGACACCGATGTTAAATGCTTATCTGATGAAAGGTGGTGAACAGAAAAAGACTAAGTTTTATGATAAAACGGAACCTTATTTTGTTGCATTAACGGATGGATATGCCAATTCTTTGGTCAAATTCTTGAAAAAGCAATGGTTAAGTTACCCCATCATATTAGCTTGTTTTGCGCTTATCTACTTATTCTTTAATTTATTACCCAAAGAGACAGCTCCTTATGATGACCGTAGTTACTTAACTATGCGTGTTACCGCTCCGGAAGGTGTATCATACGATTATATGGATCGTTTTATGACTGAATTAACGACATTGGTAAATGATTCGGTTCCTGAAAAAGATGTCAGTTTGGTTATTACTTCTCCTGGATTTGGATCTGCTGCGGCTAACAGTGGTATTATACGCCTTGGTTTAGTGCAGCAAGAAGATCGAAGCAGAACTCAAGCTGAAATTGCCCGTGATTTATCTCGATTGACGCGTTCTTCTTCGGAAGCTAAGGTCTCTATTATGGAACAGCCAACGATTTCAGTAAATCGAAGAGGTGGACTACCTGTACAATATATTATACAGGCGCCAAATTTTCAAAAATTGGAAGAAAAGATTCCTGAATTTATGGATGCTGTGAATGATGATCCTACTTTTTCGATCACTGATGTTAATTTGAAATTTAATAAACCCGAAGTATATGTGAATATAGATCGGGAAAAGGCCTTGAGTTTAGGTGTTTCTATTTTGGACGTTGCACAGACGCTGCAGATGTCTCTTTCAGGGCAGCGATTTGGTTATTTTATGATGAATGGCCGACAATACCAAGTGATAGGTCAGTTTGATAAAAAAGATACAAGTACACCATTGGATCTTGCTTCTATATTCGTTAAGAATAAAGATGGTGAGTTAATTCAATTGGATAATATTGTAAAGATTGAGGAGCAGAGCAGTCCGCCGCAGTTGTACCATAATAATCGTTATATGTCTGCTACTGTCTCTGCCGGTTTAGCACCAGGAAAGAGTTTAGGTGAGGGAATAGAAGCGATGGATCGTATTAAATCGAAAGTGCTAGATGAAACTTTTACAACAGATTTAGGTGGTGAATCAAGAGATTTTAGGGAGAGTGGCTCTAATACTATGTTTGCTTTTGGTTTAGCCCTTTTATTGATATATTTAATTCTGGCTGCACAATTTGAAAGTTTTATAGATCCTTTTGTTATTATTATTACTGTACCGCTTGCTGTTGCTGGCGCACTATTTTCGCTGTGGTTATTTGGACAATCTTGGAATATCTTTAGTCAGATTGGAACAATTATGTTAATTGGATTGGTAACAAAAAATGGTATTTTAATTGTGGAATTTGCAAATCAGTTACGTGAGGAAGGTAAATCTAAATATGAGGCTATTATTGAGGCTTCTGCTGGAAGATTGCGTCCGATCTTGATGACTTCATTAGCAATTGCACTTGGGGCCTTACCGATCGCGTTATCTCTTGGTGCGGCTTCTACAAGTCGTATAGGAATGGGAGTTGTGATCGTAGGAGGAACATTGTTTTCGCTTGTATTGACTTTATTTGTTATTCCTGCGATCTATTTAATGTGGTCTAGAATAAAGAAGCATAATCCTGAACTGTCGAATATTGAAGATTAATATGAATAAGATTTATTATTTATTAGCCCTGTTGTTGATCCCAATGAGCACTGCTTTTTCGCAAGATGTACTGACTGCTCAAGAGGCAGTAACTATCGCTATGGAAAATAATTTCGATATATTGCTTACAAAAAAGGATGTAATCATAGCGAAAGAAAATGCGACATATGGAAATGCAGGGATCTTACCCAACCTTACAGCAAATTTTACTCAAAATAATAGTAGCCAAAATTCTAAACAAACACAGATTACAGGTGAAGTTAGAGAATTGGAAAATGCAAAGAACAATAGCATGAATTATGGGGTTAGTCTAGGCTGGACCATTTTTGATGGATTTGGAATGTTTGCGCGATATGAAAAATTAAATCAATTGAAATCAAGGAGTGATCTGGAGTTGAAATCTGTTATTTTAACAACGGTGGGTGATGTGTTAAACATGTATTATACGATCGTTTTAGAAGAGAATTTATTGCATACGATAGATTCTTCTATCGCCATTTCTAACGATCGTTTAAAAACAGCTGAAAACCGTTTTCAAATTGGAAAGGCTTCAAAACTGGAAGTCTTGAATGTTCAGGTAAACTTAAATGAAGATCAATCCTTGAGGTTAAAAAAACTGGAAACAATTGCTAATTTGAAAACGGAGTTAAACCGATTAATGGCAAGGGATTTAACAATAGATTTTGATGTTGAATATCAATTTCAGTTTAATGAAAATTTGCAAATCAATGCCTTATTACAAGAAGCCAGCGATCAAAATATCGATCTTCAATTGATCAAATTGGATAAACGCTTAGCCGAATTGGAACAAAAGGATGTCCGTTCAAAACGACTACCGGTGGTTAGACTCAATTCAGGATATAACTTTTCTTCATCAGAATCGAGTTTAGGGTTTGTTTCTCAATCTAACGCTAGAGGTTTGACTTATGGTGTAACTGCATCTTTGAATATTTTTGATGGATTTAATCAACGAAGGAGTGAACGTGTCGCTAAGCAAATGGTAGAAAAAGCTTCTATACAAATTGAAAGATCGAAAGAGCTTATCAATGCGACTATTTTGAAAGCATATCAAAGTTATATGACCAATATAAGCTTAACGAAATTGGAAGAGCGAAATGAGAAAATCGCTAAACAAAATTTAAATATAACTTTAGATAAATATAAGATAGGTACGATCAGCGCCGTTGAATTTAGAGACGCTCAGGAAAACTATGTCAATGCCGTGAGTAGGCTAAAGGAGGCTAATTACCAAGCAAAGCTTTCTGAGATAGGTCTAAAAGAACTTGTTGGCAACTTAGACTTGTAAGATTTAACAAGGGCACTAAGAGCCTAAAAGGCTGCTTAGCGTCCATCTTCGGTATAGAAGTCTAGGAGAGAACTCATATAAGGATCGTCCCAGCCATCTACGATATCAGCATAGTCTTCTTCTGGTATGTTAGTATGGTTAATTTCAATGGAAGTTCCCTTCTTGTGGTCATGTAGCTTGATCGTCACTATAGATTCGGAATCCTGCTCACCAAAATACCATTGTTGAACAATTTTCTTATTCGGGTCTAATTCGATAAATTTTCCTGTAATGGCACCATCCCACATCGAAAATTCGCCGCCGACAACTGGATTGATTTCTACTAAGTCTCCTGTCCAAAGACGTATGGTAATGTCGGTCGTCAAAGCTAAGTAGATCTCTTCGGGCTCTGCAGGTATTATGTAATATTTTTTGAAATCTTTCATATGAACAAAAATACATTTATTATAATTGAGAGTATCAATCTATTTTAATCTTTTCTGTACTGATAGAGAAATGAAAAAACAAAATGGGAGCCTGATCGAGTAAGACAAGTTTTTTGTAGAGTCTATTATGGATCGTATATCAGCAATAATCACTGTTAAGGAGCTGCTACGAGAACTATTTACTAGCTATAATCCCAATGGAGCAATGGAGGATAGGACTAATTTGAACTTAAAATGGGATGATGTACGATAAGTTGACAAATATCTTTTGCCACTTCTTCTTTTGATTTTAAGGTATATTCCTGAATATGTTCAGAGCGATCGATCACTGTTACTTTATTTGTATCTGTGGCAAAACCAGCGCCTTTATCTTGCATGGAATTGAGAACGATCAGATCTAAATTTTTACGGATTAATTTGCTTTTTGCATTTTCAACTTCATGATCAGTTTCAAGTGCAAAACCGATTAAAAGTTGCTTTTCCGTCTTTCTTTTTCCAACAGTTGCTAAAATATCCGTTGTTTTTTTGAGTGATATAGAAAATTGATCTTCTTTCTTTTTAATTTTTTGAGTTGCGACTTCAATGGGAGTGTAGTCAGCAACTGCTGCGCTCATAACAATTATATCGGACTGAATGAAATATTGCTCAACAGCTTCAAGCATTTCTTGAGCAGAGGTAATTAATATGCGATGCACATTCTTTGGTGTCTTCAAAGCAGTTGGACCACTAATTAAGGTTACATGTGCTCCCAATTCTGAAAGTTGTTTTGCTAATGCATATCCCATCTTGCCACTGGAATGATTTCCGATGAATCTGACAGGGTCGATCGCCTCATGGGTTGGTCCAGCAGTTACTAAAGCCTGTCTGCCGATTAAAGGTAAATCAATGGAGAGGTTTTTTGTAATAAAATGAAGTATTTCTTCGGGCTCGGCAAGTCTTCCTTCTCCAATTAACCCGCTCGCTAGTTCTCCATTTCCAGGATGAATTAATGTGTTTCCATAAGACTGAAGTAGTCGAATGTTATTTTGAGTCGAAGGATGTTTCCACATGTCTAGGTCCATTGCGGGAGCAATAAAAACAGGACATTTAGCTGATAAATAGACTGCCGTTAATAAGCTGTTGCAGATACCATTTGCTAATTTTCCAATGGTATTAGCTGTGGCAGGAGCTACAAGTATAAGGTCAGCTTTTAGTCCGATATGGACATGATTATTCCATTCCCCAGTTTTAGGGTCGAAATAATCGATTAAAACGGGGTTATTTGAAAGTGTTGACAATGTGAGCGGGGTGATAAATTCTGCCGCCTCTTTTGTCATTATGATTTGAACATTTGCTTTTTCTTTGACTAATAATCTTGTCAGATGTGCAATTTTGTATGCGGCAATACTGCCGCATACAGCAATTACAATATTTTTATCAGCTAAGCTCATATCCATTTAGATAAGGCAAGTTATTCTTGCTCTTTTGCAGGATTTCTGAAATAAATCTTATCGTGTAAGAATTCGTCAATTGCAATAAGAGTAGCTTTTGGCATACGCTCATAGTGTTTTGAGATTTCAATTTGCTCACGGTTTTCGAATACCTCTTCTAAGTTATCATTGTTAGTAGCAAATTCTGCAAGTTTGCCATTCAATTCTTCTTTGATGTCAACCGAAATTTGATTAGCACGTTTGCTGATCACTACGATTGACTCATAAATATTGTCAGTAACGATGTCTAATTGTCTTAAATCACGTGTTACAGTTGAAGTTGCTACAGTGCTGTTATTTTTTTGACTCATTGTTTTGGGTATTATCTTTATTATCTTTATTATCTTTTTTTTCTCTCGCGGCTTTTCTTTCTTTCTCTTGCTCTGCGATTGCTTTATTTACTGTTGCCATATAGGCTGTAGCAGCTTTCATTTTCTTTTCAGCATTATCGCGAATGGATTCTGCTTCTTTCAAATATTTACTATTTGGAAATGCCATTGCCAATGAACGATAATAATCAATCACTTCAGCATAGCGATCTGCCTGTTTAAAAGGTGTACTTTGATTGGCAAAATTATACTGAGACTTTAGCGTAAGGTACTCAATTTCTTCCGCATATTTAGTATCTGGATATTCTTTCAATACATTTTGTAATGCGATTACTGCAGCTCTATAATCATCATTTAATCCCATGTCATAGAGAAGCTTAGCATTTGAAAAGGCTTTAAATTCCAATTTATCACGAAGCTTTTGAATTAAATCACCAGCTTCTTTTGCTCTATCTGACTCTGGATACAAGTTGACAAATAATTGTAATGCATCAATTGCTTTTCTTGTATTTTCTTGATCTAAACTAGATCTAGGAGAATCGAGGTAATAACAATAAGCAGACATAAAACGGCATTCTTCAGCTCTTGGACTATTCGGATAAACATCTGCGAAGTCTTTGAAATGATAGCGTGCTGATGTGTAGTCTTTCAGTCTGTAGTTTGCAAAAGCTGTGAAATAATAGAGATTCTCTGCTTCTGCTTGTCCTCTAAATTTACTTCTCAAATCTTCAAACAATATTAAAGCTTTGCTATATTTCTTATTTTCGTATAATTTGACTGCCTCTTCGTATTTCTGAGCGATGTTATTGCTTGCGCGCAACTTCTCAAATTTACTCTTACAGCTACTGAATGATACCAATAACAAAATTCCGGCACATAAAGCCGCTATACGCCTATTTAAAAACATTTTACAAAGATAAGTGAATTTGTAATACTAATCAATTAAATTTTTATGTTGCAATATAGTGCATTAATGAATGCTAAACAACGAAATACTTTCATATTAACTTTTTTTAACCTCTAGCTAAAGCGCAATTATTATTGTCATTTTCATGTTTAAAAACGATATGAATCGATTTGTCATCATTTCATTTTGGTAAATTTTGATTATATTTACATTCAAATTGTTAAAGTATGACATTAAAAGAAAGAGTTGAGCAGGCATTGGATACGATTAGACCTTATTTGGAAACTGATGGTGGCGATGTTAGTGTGGAAGAAATCACAGCAGATAATGTTGTTCGTCTAAAATTATTGGGCGCATGTGCTTCATGCTCGATGAGTATTATGACTTTTAAAGCGGGCTTAGAGCAAGCGATTAAGAAAGCTGTTCCTGAAATTACAGCGGTAGAGGCGATCAATATTACCGACATCAATGATCCTAATGCTACCTTACCAACGCCTAAAGCCTTATAATTGACGGCTTTAATTAACACAATTTAACAACAGTATTACTGTTTAAATCTTAGATTTGTGCTATGAAATTCAACTATCACTTTATTCTTGTTACATTTTTTATTTTTCTGGGATATGTTTCTTATTCCCAAGAACGTAAAATATTGCAGTTTAGTGGTATTGTACAAACAGTGAGCTCGGGCCTTCCTGTAGGGTATACGACAATTACGAATGAAAGCTTTCGGAATGAAACCTACATGGCTAATAATGAAGGCTTTTTCTCTTTTGTGGCGCATGTGGGGGATACGATCCGTTTTACTTCAGTAGGTTATGAAACCTATCAATATGTTATTCCTAATGTAGAGGGCGATCGACTCTCTACTGCTATCGTGATGACTAATCTCATTATTGAATTGCCAATGGTGACTCCTTATCCTTGGGCTAGTATTGAAGAATTTAATATCGCATTTATGAATTTGGAAGTCAATTCGGATAACGTGATTCGTGCCAAACGAAATATGTCTAAAGAATCAATTGATGCGATGGCTGCTATGATGCCGAGAACTGCTGATGAAATGCACAGCTATAATGTGAATGAAAATCATCGTGGAATGACTAATAAGGTTATCAATCAACGATACGCCAATCCATTATTAAATCCTTTTGCATGGGGAAGCTTGATTCAACAGATTTCTAAAGGAAAAAAAGGTAGTAAAAGCTCAAATTTTTAATCTGTCGCTTCCAATTTATTTAATTCCGATACACTTATTTTAGATGAAAAATAGGCAATCAGTCCTGCTATGCCGGTAATGGTAAAGAATACAATAATAAAATCGCTTAAACGCAATGCAATAGGGTAGCTGTCGATTAACATATTGGCTCCTTCTTCTACTTTTATTATGCCATAATGGATCTGTAAAAAGCAGAATATATAGCCAATTACTAATCCGGTTACGCAACCGATTAAAGAAATCATTAATCCTTCATAAAAAAATATTTTCTGAATCATAGAATTGTCTGCACCTATGTTCTTTAAAATAGTCATGTCTTCTTTTTTGTCAAGTACGAGCATGGTTAATGATCCTACAATATTAAATAGTGCAATGATGCTAATTAATGTGAGTATAAAAAAAACTGCCCAACGTTCTACTCGTACATTTTTATAAAGAGTTGGATTTTGTTCCTCTCTATTTTTCACAATAAAATCATCACCGAGTTGTGTTTGGAGATTATCTTTGAATGTTTCCAAGTTTGTTTTGTCTTTCACATAAAATTCAATCGCAGAAATACGATTAAATTCGCCTAAGACTTCTTGGGCAAAAGAGATCGGCGTGACTACTAAATTATCAAAATCTTGTTGATTTTTAAATATTCCGGTTGGTTGAATGGATCTTATATTAAATTCGTCCGCAGGATTTGCGCTATTTTTGATACCTTTCCGTGGTGAATATATGTCGATTCGACTTAGGCCTGTGTGTATTGAAACACCTAAGTTTGCTTGTACCCCTGCTCCAATTACAGCATAAGGAGTACTATCTTGCATCAGGTTGTAATCTCCATTACTGATCAAGCTATCCTTGGCCTGATGGTCGATCGAATTGCCTTCTATACCTTTTATCGTGCCAATATATTGTCGATTTTCATACTGGAGCAATACCTTTTCTTGTAGTACTTCCGTATAATTGATTACGTTTGTATCTTTTTTTAGTGCCTGAATACCGGGATGATTGGGGTCGAATAATTTACCTTGTCTTGGTTCTATTTTTATTTCTGGGGCAAATTGGCTAGACATGGATAATATTAAATTTTCCATGCCATTGAATGATGATAAAAGGATTATTAAAGCTGCACTACTTACTAAAACTCCTACGATACTGATACCTGAAATAATGTTTATTGCATTGACTGATTTTTTTGAAAACAAATATCGCTTTGCAAATAGATAAGGTAAATTCATTATTATTATGCTCTAATATATGGATTGTTCACTTTTTCCGATCCGACTGTTGTGGTTGGTCCATGTCCTGGGTAAACGGTGACCTCATTCGGAAGGGTATAAATTTTTTCTTTTATATTTTTAAGGAGTAGTTCGTGATTACCTCCTGGCAGGTCTGTTCTCCCTATACTGTTTTTAAACAATACATCTCCACCAATAAGGAATTGTTGTTTTTCATGATAGAAGCATAGGTGTGCTGGCGAATGACCGGGTGCAAATATCAATTTTAACTCATCGTTTCCTATTTTTATAATACCTTCTTCGCCAAGAAAGGTTTCTGCGATAGGGGAGATCTCGTATCTGAATCCCATTTGGGGTGCATAGTTTTGCACTTCAATCAAAACAGACAGTTCTCCCTCATGAAATTGAGGGTATAGAGCGTATTGATCAAATATAAATCTATTGCCCAGAACGTGATCAATATGACAGTGTGTATTTAATAAGATTTTGGGAATTAAACCATTTTGCTCTATGAAATCTGTTAATAGTTTTTCATCAGCCTGACCATACATTCCCGGGTCTATTATGGCACAATTGCGGTGCTCATCATAGAGTACGTAGGTATTTTCTTGGTATGGATTAAAGGTGAAAGTCTTAATATGTAACATAATTTTTTAAAGTAATTTCATGATCAAAATAGTATTTTTAGCGGGGCTGAGTGAAGGTATTATACGTGCTGCAAAATCATCACAGTTCATTCCAAATTTCCCAATTTTTTTCTGCTTGTAGTACTAACATCTCTAATCCATTTTTGATCTTAGCGCCGTTATTTTTGCCATTTTTAAGGAATGTTGTTTCTGGGGGATTATACACTAAATCATATAACAGATGCTTATTACCAATATGATCATATGGAATATCCGGTGCATCTTCGATATTTGGGAAGGTCCCCACCGGAGAACAATTGATAATGATATAATATTCATTTAATATGTGAGCATCAAGTTCGCTATAGGTCAGGTTTGTTTCTGTTTTTGATCTACTGACAACTTTGTAGGAGATATCCAAGGCATTTAATGCATATTCAACAGCTTTTGCGGCACCACCATTTCCTAGAATTAATGCTTTTTTATGATGGTCATCTAATAAGGGTTTTAATGACTCCATAAAGCCAAACACATCCGTATTGAATCCCTTTAAAAAAGGTCCAGAAGCTGTATGTTTAATTTGTATACAATTTACTGCTTGAATAGCTTGTGCTTCTGGCGATAGCTCTTGAAGATACGGAAGCACATTGATTTTATGTGGAATGGTAACATTCACACCATAGAAATCCGAATCCTTAAATATTTTTTCAAATTCCTGAATATCTGCTATACTATAGAGATCATAATTAACGTCTGTAATATGTTCTTTATCAAATTTCTCTAAATAGTATTTTTTAGAGAAGGAGTGTCCTAAAGGGAAACCGATGAGTCCTAACTTTTTCATTTACTTAGGAGAATATTTTTTAATGATTTCTGAAATGATATGATTCCCCTGTAATTGAGGTAGATAATCAAAAAGGATATAATGCTTTTCAGGATCTGTTGCAAGACCCAATTCTAAGAAGACGATTGCATCATTGTATTTACCGTTTGCAAACAAATAGGCTACCATTCTGAAATATAGTTCTGCAGCCTCTGGATTATTAGTGATAGCTTCAGATACAATTTCAATGGCTTCATCGACTTTATCTTGTTCGAAGAATATAGATGAATAGTCCAGCCAGGCGTCAATATCTAAGGGGTTCAATTCAACCACTTTGGCATATGCCTCTTCTGCTAGATCGATTTGTTTTAATTTATATCTTGCGTCGGCAATTGCAAACCAGTAATCTGGATTTGAATCATCTAACTCCAGTGCTTTCTTATAAAAGTGTAACGATTCAAAGTGGCGTTCTTCAAAATCAAGAGTTACACCAATGCCAAACCAGGCATCCGCCAGGTCGCCATCCATTTTGACTGCTTTTTTATAAAAAACACGAGCTTCTTCCATTTGCTCCAGTTTTTCTAAGCATTCTCCGATAGCACAATAGGTGTCAGCACTTGGTTTTTCATATTCAAATGTTTGCTTATAGACTTCCAATGCTTCTTGATAGCGATCAAGATTGACCAATGCATTTCCTTTGTTGAAATATGCAGATGAAAAATTTTCTTTGATTAAAATAGCGTAATCATAAGCATCTATCGCTTCCGGGTATTTGGACAATTTGTGATAAGCATTGCCTAAATTGTACCAAGCATAATAGGAATAGGGTTCCGAATCAATATATTTTTTATAAAACTCGACACTTTCTTCTTGTCTGTCCAGAATATCATAGCAATAGGCAAGTTCATACAAAGCTTCTTGGTTATCCATATTGAGCTCAAGCGTTTTTTTAAGATAATAAATCGCTTTTTCGAAATCTGCTTCACCTTGATAGACGACACTGATGTGAAAGTAGATCTCATCTTTATTATCGGACAAACTCAATGCTTGAAATAATTGTTCTTTTGCTTCTTTAAATTGTCCTTTGGCACCATAGACACCTCCTCTAATAAAGAATATATCTCCTTCAGATGGTTCTAATAACTCCGCTTTTGAAAGTGCGTTTAATGCTTTTTCGAATTGTTGGGTGGCAGAATATAACTGTGCTTGTTTTAATAAAAATGTCACATCAAAGGGGTGCTGATTAATGGCATAATCTGCAACCTGTAAGGCTTTAATAGGATCATTTTTTTCAATGTAATAATCAATAATTCCTTCAAATGCTTTAGAGTCAAAGAAGTATTGATCTTCATTTCTTATCATTTCTTCATAACGATCAACCGAGGTTTTTCTTTCCTCAGGAGATTCAAAATCAAATTCCTCTTCCATCATCCTTGTATAATCTATCAGTAACTCAACTTAGTTGAAAGTAGTGATTTTTAATAACTATGTCTAATTAATTTACAAATAAAATTAATTATTACTTAGCAAAGATACGGATTAAAGTGGGCAAAATAAAAAAGCCGATTCTTGCGAATCGGCTTTCTAAAATTATATGTTATATATAATTATTTTTTGATCTCAACACGACGGTTTTGAACACGACCTTCTTCAGTTGCATTAGATGCTACTGGATTAGCCTCACCGTAACCGTTAGCTGTAATTTTAGAAGAAGCAACACCAGCGTTAACTAAGTATTGTTTTACTGCATTAGCACGGTCTTTAGATAAAGAAAGGTTATATGCTTCAGAACCTTCAGCAGATGCATAACCATCTAAAGTAACAGATGAATTGTTATCACGTACTTCTTTAGCAACTTTGTCTAAAGTAGCATATGATTGAGTTTTCAATACTGAGCTATCAAATTCGAATTGAATTGGAGCAACATAACCGTTTGAAGAAGTTACATTGTTAACAACTGGCTCAGGGAATTTGATTTGACGACCAGATCCATCAACTACTGCACCTGCAGGAGAGTTAGGCTCTTTATCGAATTTATCAGAAACACCGTCACCATCAGAATCAGTATTTAATGCACTAACAGTACTTTCTAATGTAGATACACGTTGTTTTAATGCTTCAACTTCGTTACGTAATGAAGGATCTTTCAATTCATCATACATTGTAGCAACTGGGTTAGCAAAAGTCAAGTTTTGTTTGTCTCTTGAACCTAAAGTGAATTCTAAACCACCGTATACATTAGAGAATTTACCTTTAACATCAGAACGACCTGGGCCGAATAACATGTTGTCATCAGTAAAGTTCATTGTGTAACCTAAGTTTAAAGCAACAACTTCAGATAATTTGAATTTTGCACCAACTCCTACTGGAACGTAAGCAGCTAATTTAAAATCTCTATCTCCAACTTTGTCACGATCTCCGAAGATTTCTTCACCCCATTTACCTTTGTTAGAGAATGAAGTACCTGTGAAATCATTGTTTGCATATTGAACAGGGTTACTTGCCATAACACCTAAACCAACTTTAGCATAGAAATTAACTGAGTTTTCTCTTCTCAAGAAATCGATAGTACCTAATTGGAATACACCATTTAAGCTAGCTGCCCAGTTTACTTCAGTTTCTGCAGATTTTGCACCAGCAGCAAGCCATTTAGTACTTTCAACAGCATTATTTTTGTTGAAAGTTTTGATTTTGCCACGGTTACCTTCTAATTCTAAACCGAATAGGTGAGAGAATTGTTTACGAACTGTTAATCCGTAGTACTCACCTACTTTATTTTGGAAGTAACCAACTTTTTGACCGAAGTTATTAGATCCACCGACCAAAGCATTAGGGGTAGTGATACCACCTTGAACACCGATTGACCAAGTTCTGTATTGTGATCTTCCACCAAATACAGTTTGAGCTTGTGCTACATCAGCAAAGCCTAAAGCGGCAACTAAGGAAGCAGCAACAGCTGTTTTTTTAATTGTAGAATAGTTCATACTCTTGTTTTTAAGGTTATTATTAAATTTTAATTGTTCTAATTTGTATGTGATCTTTTGAAATGGAAACACGGTTTGGAATAATCAAACACCGTGCCGAAATTAAAAAAGCATCAATTGTTTTAATTCTAACTAGAAGAAAAACGTATTTTTCTTTGTTTTATTGCAAAGCAGTAAAACAAAAATCCGGACGAATCTACCAAATTTTTGTTTTACTTTATATTTTTTTTGTAAAATAGTGTAAATTATTACAATATGTAGTGTATAATAAACAATGTGATTGCACCAAGCAATGCAGATACAGGAATAGTTAATACCCAAGCCCATAATAGACTGATCGTAACTCCCCATCTTACTGCTGAAACGCGTTTAACAATACCCACCCCTATGATAGAACCTGTGATGGTATGTGTGGTCGAAGCAGGAATACCAAAATGCTCTGTTAGACCTAATGTTAGGGCACCAGCTGTCTCTGCAGCAACACCCTCCAAAGGGG is a window encoding:
- a CDS encoding efflux RND transporter permease subunit — protein: MSLSTTSIKRPVLTIVLNLMLILFGIIGYTYLGVREFPSIDPAQISVRTSYAGANADIIESQITEPLEKAINSIDGIRNISSSSNQGTSNITVEFNLGKNLEEAANDVRDKVSQAVRSLPQDIDAPPVVSKADADSEPIITMTVQSSEKNILELSDYAENTISQRLQTIPGVSSVQIWGQKKYAMRLWLDPVKLNSYGVTVLDVRSALNLQNVELPSGKLTGSNTELTVKTIGNLASEDEFNDIIIKSTGNSIIRLSDVGKAALEAENFETKMSDSGLPMLSMAVIPQPGTNYLEIAKNFYKEFDQLKKDLPEDIVMKIALDNTLFVKRAVLEVAETLLISVVLVVLIIFLFFRNWSIAFRPLIDIPVSLIATFFVMYLCGFSINVLTLLAIVLATGLVVDDGIVVTENIFKKVEEGMSPIQAAIKGSNEIFFAVISISITLAAVFLPVVFLEGFVGRLFREFGIVIGAAVLISAFVSLTLTPMLNAYLMKGGEQKKTKFYDKTEPYFVALTDGYANSLVKFLKKQWLSYPIILACFALIYLFFNLLPKETAPYDDRSYLTMRVTAPEGVSYDYMDRFMTELTTLVNDSVPEKDVSLVITSPGFGSAAANSGIIRLGLVQQEDRSRTQAEIARDLSRLTRSSSEAKVSIMEQPTISVNRRGGLPVQYIIQAPNFQKLEEKIPEFMDAVNDDPTFSITDVNLKFNKPEVYVNIDREKALSLGVSILDVAQTLQMSLSGQRFGYFMMNGRQYQVIGQFDKKDTSTPLDLASIFVKNKDGELIQLDNIVKIEEQSSPPQLYHNNRYMSATVSAGLAPGKSLGEGIEAMDRIKSKVLDETFTTDLGGESRDFRESGSNTMFAFGLALLLIYLILAAQFESFIDPFVIIITVPLAVAGALFSLWLFGQSWNIFSQIGTIMLIGLVTKNGILIVEFANQLREEGKSKYEAIIEASAGRLRPILMTSLAIALGALPIALSLGAASTSRIGMGVVIVGGTLFSLVLTLFVIPAIYLMWSRIKKHNPELSNIED
- a CDS encoding TolC family protein, which produces MNKIYYLLALLLIPMSTAFSQDVLTAQEAVTIAMENNFDILLTKKDVIIAKENATYGNAGILPNLTANFTQNNSSQNSKQTQITGEVRELENAKNNSMNYGVSLGWTIFDGFGMFARYEKLNQLKSRSDLELKSVILTTVGDVLNMYYTIVLEENLLHTIDSSIAISNDRLKTAENRFQIGKASKLEVLNVQVNLNEDQSLRLKKLETIANLKTELNRLMARDLTIDFDVEYQFQFNENLQINALLQEASDQNIDLQLIKLDKRLAELEQKDVRSKRLPVVRLNSGYNFSSSESSLGFVSQSNARGLTYGVTASLNIFDGFNQRRSERVAKQMVEKASIQIERSKELINATILKAYQSYMTNISLTKLEERNEKIAKQNLNITLDKYKIGTISAVEFRDAQENYVNAVSRLKEANYQAKLSEIGLKELVGNLDL
- a CDS encoding SRPBCC domain-containing protein codes for the protein MKDFKKYYIIPAEPEEIYLALTTDITIRLWTGDLVEINPVVGGEFSMWDGAITGKFIELDPNKKIVQQWYFGEQDSESIVTIKLHDHKKGTSIEINHTNIPEEDYADIVDGWDDPYMSSLLDFYTEDGR
- the coaBC gene encoding bifunctional phosphopantothenoylcysteine decarboxylase/phosphopantothenate--cysteine ligase CoaBC, whose amino-acid sequence is MSLADKNIVIAVCGSIAAYKIAHLTRLLVKEKANVQIIMTKEAAEFITPLTLSTLSNNPVLIDYFDPKTGEWNNHVHIGLKADLILVAPATANTIGKLANGICNSLLTAVYLSAKCPVFIAPAMDLDMWKHPSTQNNIRLLQSYGNTLIHPGNGELASGLIGEGRLAEPEEILHFITKNLSIDLPLIGRQALVTAGPTHEAIDPVRFIGNHSSGKMGYALAKQLSELGAHVTLISGPTALKTPKNVHRILITSAQEMLEAVEQYFIQSDIIVMSAAVADYTPIEVATQKIKKKEDQFSISLKKTTDILATVGKRKTEKQLLIGFALETDHEVENAKSKLIRKNLDLIVLNSMQDKGAGFATDTNKVTVIDRSEHIQEYTLKSKEEVAKDICQLIVHHPILSSN